In the genome of Carnobacterium viridans, one region contains:
- the dnaX gene encoding DNA polymerase III subunit gamma/tau has protein sequence MSYQALYRVWRPQRFQDIAGQKAITQTLRNALAQEKTSHAYLFTGPRGTGKTSAAKIFAKAINCPNLKDGEPCNECDMCQSITQGQLNDVIEIDAASNNGVEEIRDIRDKAKYAPTSAEYKVYIIDEVHMLTTGAFNALLKTLEEPPKNVIFILATTEPHKIPLTIISRTQRFDFKRISVRDSCERMAYILGQEKIDYQEEALTVIARAAEGGMRDALSILDQAISYGDDSVTVENAMSVTGSLTQELVLDYFDSIIQHNTEKGLSLLQSILAEGKDASRFVEDLILFSRDLLVYQQAPQMTDLLEGANVDEGFKSLSQTITAQQLYKVIELLNDTQQEIRFTNHAEVYLEVATVKLTQLTDIQVSNNVSVEKTNGNELGQDEQQKMIDMEKELSQMRKQLKELAKNGNTPQPAKKAPKATAKPGNNQFKTNTTIIYKVLSEATKGNLAQLIDIWPDLLNMLSVTQRAIMKASTPVAASPNGLIVSFEYDILCQKATNDNELLEAVREDLRRLVGYSPQMICVPSEQWPVIREQFLKQNKELLKNRPAEKVDSSATKKSNQTASDFEQENLNSLESALPEPDEEETIVTEAMQLFGEEIVEVKND, from the coding sequence ATGAGTTATCAAGCACTTTATCGAGTATGGCGTCCACAACGATTTCAAGATATTGCTGGGCAAAAAGCGATTACACAAACGTTAAGAAATGCTTTAGCCCAAGAGAAAACAAGCCATGCTTATCTCTTTACTGGGCCACGCGGAACAGGAAAAACGAGTGCAGCAAAAATTTTTGCTAAAGCAATCAATTGCCCCAACTTAAAAGATGGCGAACCTTGTAATGAGTGTGACATGTGTCAGTCTATTACACAAGGTCAGCTAAATGATGTGATTGAGATTGATGCGGCCAGCAACAATGGAGTAGAAGAAATTCGAGATATTCGGGATAAAGCTAAATACGCTCCCACTAGTGCAGAATATAAGGTTTATATTATTGATGAAGTCCATATGTTAACTACTGGAGCTTTCAATGCGTTATTAAAAACACTAGAAGAACCGCCTAAAAATGTTATTTTTATATTAGCTACAACAGAGCCTCATAAAATTCCATTAACTATTATTTCTCGAACACAGCGTTTTGATTTCAAACGGATCAGTGTTCGAGATAGTTGCGAACGCATGGCTTATATCTTAGGCCAAGAAAAAATAGATTACCAAGAAGAGGCGTTAACCGTCATTGCTAGAGCTGCTGAGGGTGGCATGCGAGATGCATTGAGTATACTAGACCAAGCTATCTCATATGGAGACGATTCAGTGACCGTTGAAAATGCAATGAGTGTGACTGGAAGTTTGACGCAAGAATTAGTTTTAGATTATTTCGATTCTATTATTCAACACAATACGGAAAAAGGATTGTCTCTTTTGCAGAGTATCTTAGCAGAAGGAAAAGATGCCAGTCGTTTTGTAGAGGATTTGATTCTATTTAGTCGAGATTTGTTGGTTTATCAACAAGCTCCTCAGATGACTGATTTACTGGAAGGCGCAAATGTTGATGAAGGATTTAAAAGCCTAAGTCAAACGATTACAGCTCAACAGCTGTATAAAGTGATTGAACTTTTAAATGATACTCAACAAGAGATACGGTTTACGAACCATGCAGAAGTTTATTTAGAAGTTGCTACTGTAAAATTGACCCAATTAACGGATATTCAAGTATCAAACAATGTGTCAGTTGAAAAAACAAATGGCAATGAACTCGGGCAAGATGAGCAGCAAAAAATGATAGATATGGAAAAAGAACTCAGTCAAATGAGGAAACAACTTAAAGAACTGGCTAAGAATGGCAATACGCCTCAACCAGCAAAGAAAGCGCCTAAAGCGACTGCCAAACCTGGAAATAATCAATTTAAAACAAATACAACAATTATCTACAAAGTATTGAGTGAAGCCACAAAGGGAAATTTAGCACAGTTGATTGATATTTGGCCTGATTTATTAAATATGCTATCTGTCACTCAAAGAGCCATAATGAAAGCTTCTACACCAGTTGCAGCGAGTCCTAATGGCTTGATTGTTTCATTTGAATATGATATTTTGTGTCAAAAGGCCACTAATGATAATGAATTGCTTGAAGCCGTGAGAGAAGATTTAAGACGGTTAGTGGGCTATTCTCCACAGATGATCTGTGTTCCATCAGAACAATGGCCCGTTATTCGAGAACAATTCTTAAAGCAAAATAAAGAGTTGTTGAAGAATCGTCCAGCTGAAAAAGTCGATTCTTCTGCTACTAAAAAGTCTAACCAAACGGCCTCAGATTTTGAGCAAGAGAATTTGAATAGCTTAGAGTCGGCCTTGCCTGAGCCTGATGAGGAAGAAACGATTGTTACGGAAGCTATGCAGTTATTTGGAGAAGAAATAGTTGAAGTGAAAAATGATTAA
- a CDS encoding YbaB/EbfC family nucleoid-associated protein, giving the protein MRGMGNMQGMMKQMQKMQKDMAKAQEDLNAKEFMGTSNGDLVTVTLTGEKKMKDISIKPEAVDPEDIEMLQDLIILATNDALEKVEVETQATMGKYTKGIPGL; this is encoded by the coding sequence ATGCGCGGAATGGGAAATATGCAAGGTATGATGAAACAAATGCAAAAAATGCAAAAAGATATGGCGAAAGCTCAAGAAGATTTAAATGCAAAAGAATTTATGGGAACATCTAATGGGGACTTAGTCACAGTAACGTTAACAGGAGAAAAGAAAATGAAAGATATCTCTATTAAACCTGAAGCAGTGGATCCTGAAGATATTGAAATGTTGCAAGATTTGATTATATTAGCAACAAATGATGCTTTAGAAAAAGTAGAAGTAGAAACACAAGCTACTATGGGGAAATACACTAAAGGGATTCCAGGACTTTAA
- the recR gene encoding recombination mediator RecR: MQYPEPISKLMDSYMKLPGIGAKTAARLAFFTIDMREEDVTDFAKSLISAKRDLHYCSNCGQITEDDPCQICQDKSRDRSTVLVVEDPKDVMALEKMREYHGLYHVLHGVLSPIEGTGPEDINIPSLIKRLQSDEINEVIIATNASAEGEATAMYLSRLIKPAGIKVTRLAHGLSVGSDIEYADEITLLKAVEGRREL; this comes from the coding sequence ATGCAATATCCAGAACCGATATCAAAATTAATGGACAGTTACATGAAATTACCTGGAATTGGAGCTAAAACAGCTGCGCGATTAGCCTTTTTTACGATTGATATGCGTGAAGAAGATGTAACAGATTTTGCTAAATCATTGATCAGTGCGAAAAGAGATTTGCATTATTGTTCCAATTGCGGCCAGATTACTGAAGATGATCCCTGTCAAATATGCCAAGATAAATCACGTGATAGAAGTACCGTTTTAGTTGTAGAAGATCCAAAAGATGTTATGGCATTAGAAAAAATGCGTGAATATCACGGACTATACCATGTGTTACATGGTGTTCTTTCTCCGATAGAAGGAACCGGTCCAGAAGATATCAATATACCAAGTTTAATCAAGAGGTTGCAGTCTGATGAAATAAATGAAGTGATTATTGCAACGAATGCATCTGCTGAAGGCGAAGCTACAGCGATGTATCTATCAAGGTTGATCAAACCAGCTGGAATTAAAGTAACCCGATTGGCTCATGGGCTTTCTGTAGGAAGTGACATCGAGTATGCCGATGAGATCACATTGCTGAAAGCAGTGGAAGGGCGTAGAGAACTTTAG
- a CDS encoding YaaL family protein — protein MLFKKKYALRREYDAALLKLMTETKGKWEYSKRIEHSVIEKDSLLFAQTKLAKAKYFYLFKEAKKRNIKGDTSTLEFFK, from the coding sequence ATGCTATTTAAGAAAAAATACGCATTACGAAGAGAGTACGATGCAGCCTTGCTAAAATTGATGACGGAAACAAAAGGAAAATGGGAGTACTCTAAAAGAATTGAGCATTCCGTTATTGAAAAAGACAGTTTACTGTTTGCCCAAACCAAATTAGCTAAAGCGAAGTATTTTTATTTATTCAAAGAAGCAAAAAAAAGGAACATTAAAGGTGACACGTCTACTTTAGAATTCTTTAAGTAA
- a CDS encoding aminotransferase class I/II-fold pyridoxal phosphate-dependent enzyme — translation MSKKTNDEEQHHRPLFEVLSQHRKREKVSFHVPGHKNGVNWDEHLTSFHTMLSFDQTEVSELDYLHEPVGALKESQDLLGKLYGSKKSYYLINGSTVGNLAMIMGSTTKGDQVFVDRNCHQSVIHALELAELRPIFLTPELTDSDTTPLGITLALLEEAFTHYPSVTALIITYPTYDGMVYPLEELVAYAKKRKCFVLVDEAHGPHFTLGEPFPASALDLGADVVVQSAHKMLPSLTQTAYLHLGHHVPSHIKYKIEHYLHVFQSSSPSYPMMLSLEYARYFLAFFNENDLRATLAYRDLWKIQFEKAGLKIFQSSDPLKLRVSWENHSGEVLAAQLEKQGVYSEKVDQFTVLLTFPLLKQTTEVREPFSIQLPQHSKISEIENKKIEFPIASYTELDLSYESQASSRMKRVLLVDAEGQIAAQNITPYPPGIPFVLKGERITIEQIRQLNHFIKQSMRVVGLGNKMELTVFSEND, via the coding sequence ATGAGTAAGAAAACTAATGATGAAGAACAGCATCATCGCCCTCTATTTGAAGTTTTAAGTCAACATAGAAAGAGGGAAAAGGTTTCATTCCATGTACCTGGACACAAAAACGGTGTGAACTGGGATGAACACCTAACTTCTTTTCATACAATGCTTTCTTTTGACCAAACGGAAGTTTCAGAATTGGACTATTTGCATGAACCGGTTGGTGCTTTAAAAGAAAGTCAAGATTTATTAGGTAAACTGTATGGCAGCAAGAAAAGTTATTATTTGATTAATGGCTCGACTGTAGGTAATTTAGCAATGATTATGGGGTCAACAACTAAGGGAGATCAAGTATTTGTTGATCGAAACTGCCATCAATCCGTTATTCATGCATTAGAATTAGCAGAATTGCGTCCTATTTTTTTAACACCTGAACTGACAGACTCAGATACAACGCCTCTAGGAATTACTTTAGCATTGCTGGAAGAAGCTTTTACACACTATCCATCTGTAACAGCATTGATCATTACTTATCCTACATATGATGGAATGGTTTATCCTCTTGAAGAGTTAGTTGCCTATGCAAAAAAAAGAAAGTGCTTCGTTTTAGTAGATGAAGCTCATGGGCCGCACTTTACGCTAGGAGAACCATTTCCTGCATCAGCATTAGATTTAGGAGCAGATGTAGTGGTACAATCGGCACATAAGATGCTGCCTTCTCTTACACAAACAGCTTATCTACATCTTGGACATCATGTACCCTCTCATATAAAATACAAAATTGAACACTATTTGCATGTGTTTCAATCGAGCAGTCCATCTTATCCAATGATGCTCTCCTTAGAATACGCCCGCTATTTTCTAGCCTTTTTTAATGAAAATGACTTGAGAGCTACTTTAGCATATCGTGATTTGTGGAAAATTCAATTTGAAAAGGCTGGTCTAAAAATTTTTCAGAGTAGTGACCCGCTGAAACTAAGGGTATCTTGGGAAAATCATAGTGGTGAAGTGCTAGCGGCACAACTAGAAAAACAAGGTGTTTATAGTGAAAAGGTAGACCAGTTTACAGTTTTGCTAACCTTTCCATTATTAAAGCAAACGACCGAAGTAAGAGAGCCTTTTTCTATCCAATTACCGCAACACTCAAAAATTAGTGAAATCGAAAACAAAAAAATTGAATTCCCAATAGCTTCTTATACGGAACTAGACTTGAGTTATGAGAGTCAAGCGAGCAGTAGGATGAAGCGTGTTCTTTTAGTGGATGCTGAAGGGCAAATTGCTGCACAAAATATAACGCCCTATCCACCAGGCATCCCCTTTGTCTTAAAAGGGGAAAGAATTACAATTGAGCAGATCAGACAACTGAACCATTTTATCAAGCAGTCAATGAGAGTGGTTGGACTCGGAAATAAAATGGAACTCACTGTTTTTTCTGAAAATGACTGA
- the tmk gene encoding dTMP kinase produces MKGTFITIEGPDGAGKTSVIKKLIPMLVQAVQQEIVATREPGGSRIAEEIRELILNPTNTEMDIRTEALLYAAGRRQHLVEKIIPALKAGKVVVCDRFVDSSLAYQGVARGIGTSEVAEINQFATENLSPDLTLYLDIEAHAGLERINQNKNNRQFDRLDQETLEFHEKVRSAYLTIAKEQSERIVQIDASQDLETVVEQCYHVIIEKLRV; encoded by the coding sequence GTGAAAGGCACATTTATTACAATTGAAGGTCCCGATGGTGCAGGTAAAACCAGCGTTATAAAGAAATTGATCCCAATGTTGGTACAAGCAGTTCAACAAGAGATTGTTGCAACAAGAGAACCTGGCGGAAGTCGGATCGCCGAAGAAATTCGTGAACTTATTTTAAATCCAACGAATACTGAAATGGATATACGTACAGAGGCATTATTGTATGCAGCCGGTAGAAGGCAGCATTTAGTAGAAAAAATCATTCCAGCTTTAAAAGCCGGAAAAGTAGTGGTTTGTGATCGCTTTGTAGATAGTTCATTGGCTTATCAAGGAGTCGCTCGTGGTATTGGAACCTCTGAGGTAGCTGAAATAAACCAATTTGCAACAGAAAATCTTTCTCCTGACTTAACGCTTTATTTAGATATTGAAGCTCATGCGGGTTTAGAACGGATCAACCAAAATAAAAATAATCGCCAATTTGATCGTTTGGATCAAGAGACACTGGAATTTCATGAAAAGGTTCGATCGGCATATTTAACGATTGCAAAAGAGCAGTCTGAGAGAATTGTTCAGATTGATGCAAGCCAAGATTTAGAAACAGTTGTAGAACAATGTTACCATGTTATTATTGAGAAACTAAGAGTATAA
- a CDS encoding cyclic-di-AMP receptor — translation MKLILAIVQDKDGGRLSNEFVDAGIRATKLSTTGGFLKAGNTTFIIGVEEERVDDVLDLIRKNCQSREQFMTPPVSLDVSMETNMPYPVEVQVGGATVFVLPVDQFQQF, via the coding sequence ATGAAATTAATATTAGCGATAGTTCAAGATAAAGACGGAGGACGTCTGTCTAATGAATTTGTAGATGCAGGCATACGTGCAACCAAGCTTTCAACAACTGGAGGCTTTTTAAAAGCAGGAAACACAACTTTTATTATAGGTGTTGAGGAAGAACGTGTAGATGACGTGTTAGACCTTATTCGTAAAAATTGTCAATCTAGAGAACAATTTATGACTCCTCCTGTCAGTTTAGATGTTTCTATGGAAACAAATATGCCTTATCCAGTGGAAGTTCAAGTCGGTGGAGCTACTGTCTTTGTATTACCAGTTGATCAGTTTCAACAATTTTAA
- the holB gene encoding DNA polymerase III subunit delta', with the protein MKIEEKLIWLQPLLLKQFKKTAQQKQLAHAYLFEGVSGTGKKEMSLWLAASLLCKEGSENLPCENCQNCRRVFDHQHPDVIEIVPDGLSIKVEQVRNLKAEFSKSGVESQQKIFIVEDVEKMTPGAANSLLKFLEEPEGSAVAFLLTTAKNRILPTILSRCQLVHFQSLTKKKLMTELEAKGLSTNQASLLVQLTNSVEEALELNEDEWFQEAKTIIWKWFTLITNKDNQSFVYVQTTIMPHFKDRDAHRRLVDLILLAYRDILMLHYGTVDVLAYARYQKELDHIKTQYSSKAIVQAIEAVLLSRKKLESNVNAQGVFEQLVLQLMK; encoded by the coding sequence ATGAAAATCGAAGAAAAATTAATTTGGCTACAGCCTTTATTACTTAAGCAATTCAAAAAGACAGCACAACAAAAGCAATTAGCTCATGCGTACCTTTTTGAAGGCGTTTCAGGAACCGGTAAAAAAGAGATGAGTTTGTGGTTAGCAGCTAGTTTACTTTGCAAAGAAGGTTCTGAAAATCTCCCTTGTGAAAACTGCCAAAACTGCCGACGCGTCTTTGATCATCAACATCCAGATGTGATAGAAATTGTGCCAGATGGCTTATCTATAAAAGTAGAACAAGTTCGTAATTTAAAAGCGGAGTTTTCAAAAAGCGGAGTAGAAAGTCAACAGAAGATCTTCATTGTTGAAGATGTTGAAAAAATGACTCCAGGGGCTGCGAATAGTTTGCTCAAATTTTTAGAAGAACCTGAAGGTAGCGCCGTAGCATTTTTATTGACAACTGCTAAGAACCGGATACTCCCAACTATTTTATCGAGATGTCAGTTGGTTCATTTTCAATCTTTAACTAAAAAGAAATTGATGACTGAACTTGAAGCTAAAGGACTTTCAACTAATCAGGCATCATTGTTGGTGCAATTGACCAATAGTGTAGAAGAAGCGCTGGAACTGAATGAAGATGAGTGGTTTCAAGAAGCTAAAACAATTATTTGGAAATGGTTTACACTGATTACAAATAAAGATAATCAAAGTTTTGTTTATGTACAAACAACGATTATGCCTCATTTTAAGGATCGCGATGCACATCGAAGGTTAGTAGATTTAATTTTGTTAGCCTACCGAGATATATTGATGCTCCATTATGGTACAGTTGATGTATTAGCATATGCACGGTACCAAAAAGAATTAGATCACATTAAAACACAGTATTCAAGTAAAGCCATTGTGCAAGCTATTGAAGCAGTCTTACTCAGTCGCAAAAAACTAGAGAGCAATGTTAATGCTCAAGGTGTTTTTGAACAACTAGTTTTACAATTAATGAAGTAA
- a CDS encoding initiation-control protein YabA: MDKKTLYDSFTQIELDTDTTLHQISKIKKEVETLVEENATLRIENQHLRDRLSDLEKLQRSDEEVVEPEMSKSRLNLEKLYEDGFHVCNVFYGSRRVNDEPCAFCLDVIYGERR, from the coding sequence ATGGACAAAAAAACTTTATATGATAGTTTTACTCAAATAGAACTTGATACGGATACTACTCTTCATCAAATTTCTAAAATTAAAAAAGAGGTTGAAACATTGGTCGAAGAGAATGCTACTCTTCGTATTGAAAATCAACACTTGAGAGACCGGTTAAGTGATCTTGAAAAGCTGCAACGATCAGATGAGGAAGTTGTGGAACCAGAAATGAGTAAATCGCGTTTAAATCTTGAAAAATTGTATGAAGACGGATTTCATGTGTGTAATGTATTTTATGGTTCAAGAAGAGTAAATGACGAGCCTTGCGCTTTTTGTTTAGATGTTATTTATGGCGAAAGAAGATAA
- a CDS encoding NAD(P)H-quinone oxidoreductase, which yields MKAVSIKNPGGSEALEIQEKPIPEAKEGQLLVKVKASAINRTDIMTRENKQLSKPYPILGVEVAGVVIENNNVNHKELVPGTRVAGLVNHGGYAEYVAMPSDRAIIIPDNMSDEEAAAIPEVFLTAYQTLYWLGNLKPEETVLIHAGASGVGTAVIQLAKKMTKAQVIVTAGSDEKLQFCKELGADKLINYKEEEFDQIVLDYTKQKGVDLILDFIGASYWKKNFNSIKTDGRWIVIGVLGGAIVENVNLGMLLQKRITLKGTLLTPRSDEYKAQLTNEFIENVMPYFEKKLIKPIVDTIFMLEDVAKAHRYMEESKNTGKIILKIKE from the coding sequence ATGAAAGCTGTATCCATTAAAAATCCAGGTGGTAGCGAAGCATTAGAGATCCAAGAAAAACCAATTCCGGAAGCCAAAGAAGGTCAGTTGTTAGTTAAGGTTAAAGCCAGTGCTATAAATAGAACCGATATCATGACGCGCGAAAATAAACAATTGTCTAAGCCGTATCCAATATTAGGAGTGGAAGTTGCAGGGGTTGTAATTGAAAATAATAATGTGAATCATAAAGAATTGGTTCCTGGAACACGCGTTGCAGGACTAGTGAATCATGGTGGTTATGCAGAGTATGTAGCAATGCCTTCAGATCGCGCCATTATCATACCGGATAATATGAGCGATGAAGAAGCAGCAGCTATCCCAGAAGTTTTTCTAACGGCCTACCAAACCCTTTATTGGTTAGGGAATTTAAAACCAGAAGAAACGGTTTTGATTCATGCAGGAGCAAGTGGTGTAGGAACAGCGGTTATTCAGTTGGCAAAAAAGATGACCAAAGCACAAGTCATTGTTACTGCTGGTTCGGATGAGAAATTGCAGTTTTGTAAGGAACTGGGTGCAGATAAACTAATTAATTATAAAGAAGAAGAGTTTGATCAAATCGTACTAGACTACACTAAACAAAAAGGTGTTGATTTGATACTAGATTTCATTGGGGCTTCATATTGGAAAAAGAATTTTAACAGCATAAAAACCGATGGACGATGGATTGTTATCGGCGTATTAGGTGGAGCAATAGTCGAAAATGTCAATTTAGGTATGTTATTGCAAAAACGAATCACCCTAAAAGGTACGTTGCTAACACCGAGAAGCGATGAGTATAAAGCTCAGTTAACCAATGAATTTATTGAAAATGTTATGCCTTATTTTGAAAAAAAATTAATCAAACCTATTGTAGATACTATTTTTATGCTTGAGGATGTAGCCAAAGCTCATCGTTATATGGAAGAAAGTAAAAATACAGGAAAAATTATTTTGAAAATTAAAGAATAA
- a CDS encoding tRNA1(Val) (adenine(37)-N6)-methyltransferase — MDQLLSHNLSIIQSPSVFSFSLDAVLLADFAQPAKHNRAKVVDLCAGNGVVGLLLSQKTSSPIIGIEIQERLVGMAKRTIQLNELEHQVSILHGNLSDATKWIQKDTVDTVTCNPPYFAVGEKSIKNPNSHLAIARHELHTNLDEVMKVSSDLLKMNGKAYFVHRPDRLIEILETMKKHRIAPKKMRLVYPKVGKEANTLLIEGIKDGKDTGFRVLPPLFVYSEDNNYLPEVSAMLHGIR, encoded by the coding sequence ATGGATCAGTTGCTCAGTCACAACTTATCCATCATCCAGAGCCCATCAGTCTTTTCATTTTCATTAGATGCAGTATTGTTAGCGGATTTTGCTCAACCTGCTAAACACAATCGCGCCAAAGTGGTTGATTTATGTGCAGGCAATGGAGTTGTTGGTTTATTGCTCAGTCAAAAAACAAGTAGTCCGATTATTGGAATTGAAATACAAGAAAGACTGGTTGGCATGGCAAAAAGAACGATCCAATTAAATGAACTAGAACACCAAGTTTCTATTCTCCATGGAAATTTAAGTGACGCAACCAAGTGGATTCAAAAAGATACTGTGGATACAGTGACGTGTAACCCACCATACTTTGCTGTGGGAGAAAAAAGTATAAAAAATCCTAATTCTCATTTAGCAATTGCCAGACATGAGTTGCATACGAATTTAGATGAGGTCATGAAAGTTTCGAGCGATCTATTGAAAATGAATGGGAAAGCTTACTTTGTCCATCGTCCTGATCGATTAATTGAAATTTTGGAAACCATGAAAAAACACCGAATTGCTCCTAAAAAGATGCGTTTGGTTTACCCTAAAGTTGGGAAAGAAGCCAATACATTGCTGATTGAAGGGATAAAAGATGGGAAAGATACAGGCTTTCGTGTTTTACCTCCGTTATTTGTATATAGTGAGGATAACAATTATCTACCAGAAGTGAGTGCGATGCTGCATGGAATCCGTTAG
- a CDS encoding GIY-YIG nuclease family protein: MESVSYFYVLYCQDGSLYGGYTTDLERRESEHNQGVGAKYTKPQTRRPVKMIYAEGYYSRSEATKAEYAFKKQTRKNKLIYLTNQGITFPIESTNPCLINMEQMNIKEGEKNAESKEF; the protein is encoded by the coding sequence ATGGAATCCGTTAGTTACTTTTATGTCTTATATTGTCAAGATGGTAGTTTGTATGGCGGATATACGACAGATCTTGAGAGAAGAGAATCAGAGCACAATCAAGGTGTTGGGGCTAAGTATACTAAGCCCCAAACGAGAAGACCGGTAAAAATGATTTATGCAGAAGGGTACTATTCTAGAAGCGAAGCGACAAAAGCAGAATATGCTTTTAAAAAACAAACAAGGAAAAATAAACTCATTTATTTAACCAATCAAGGAATTACGTTTCCCATTGAATCAACAAATCCTTGTTTAATAAATATGGAACAAATGAACATAAAGGAAGGTGAAAAAAATGCAGAGTCAAAAGAGTTTTGA